GTATGATTCAGTTGTTTGCCCAATACCGGGAAACCGAGGAGAAACGCTCCATGGGATTTCAGATGAGCGAATGGGACAGCAAGTTGCTCAAATACGGCGAACTCTTTGAAACGAAAATGATGTCTCTTGAAGTGAATATTCCGCTCGAAGAAGCCTTGGACCGGGGCTGGGAGATTTTGGCTCAGTGTTTCGAGCCGCAGGAAACCGGTCTGCGATCGGAACTGATTAAAAAATTCTGGCCTGAAAAATCCAAAGATGAACAAGCAGAGACAAACGATAAGGAAAAGGCTGAAGCAGAACAGGAACAAAAAGCGAAAAACGGCAAAAAAAAGGCCGAACCGGATAAAGAAAAACGCGAGAGTGAAAGTAAAAAGGTAAAGGACGATGGCAAAGATAAAGCTGACCAAAAATGAGTTAAAAACTCAAAAAGATGCTCTCAAGCGCTTTACTCGCTATCTCCCGACACTGGAGCTGAAAAAGAAACAATTGATCATGGAGATCAAAAAGATTAAAAAGCGGGTAAACGAACTGCAGGAGGAAAACAAGCGGATTGAAGGCGAGGTTTCCGACTGGATTGCAGTGTATTCGGATACCTCGGTGGATTTGCAAGAACTCGTACAGGTTGAAGATTTAGAAACCGAAACCGGAAACATTGCCGGTATCGATATACCTGTGTTTAAAAACCTGACCTTTAAAGATATTGAATATGATGATTTTGAAACCCCGCTGTGGGTTGATAAAGGGCTAAATCTGTTAAAAGAACAGATTACTCGCCGGATAGAATGGCAAATTGCCGAGGAACAGCAAGAGTTGATCAGCAAGGAATTGCAGACCACAATCCAACGGATCAAATTGTTTGAAGAGATTAAAATTCCGGAAGCCCGGGAAAATATCCGGAAAATACAGATCTTTCTGGGCGATCAGCAAACCGCGGAAGTGGTGCGCGGAAAAATTGCCAAGAAAAAGATTCAACGCAAGAAAGCAGAGGCGGCCTGATCATGATAGTACCGATGAAACAAATTACACTGCTGGTGAGTGCGCGGGAACGTGAGCAGGCCCTGAACACATTACGCTCATTGGGTGTGCTGCATATCAAATACGTACAACAACCGGTATCCGATGATATCAATGAATTGCGTTCCAAAATCGAACAGGCGGAAAAGGCCGAAGCGGCGCTTGAAAGCGAGAGTACCGCCAAAGGTAACGCTGAAAAGGGTAAAGAACTCACCCGGCATGTCCTGGATCTGCTGGCTCAAAAGGACGAAATTCAGACTCTATTGGATGAAAAACGTGAAACCGATTCCTGGTTTCAGAATTGGGGACATGTTTCTCTCGATTCC
This genomic window from candidate division KSB1 bacterium contains:
- a CDS encoding V-type ATP synthase subunit D — its product is MAKIKLTKNELKTQKDALKRFTRYLPTLELKKKQLIMEIKKIKKRVNELQEENKRIEGEVSDWIAVYSDTSVDLQELVQVEDLETETGNIAGIDIPVFKNLTFKDIEYDDFETPLWVDKGLNLLKEQITRRIEWQIAEEQQELISKELQTTIQRIKLFEEIKIPEARENIRKIQIFLGDQQTAEVVRGKIAKKKIQRKKAEAA